aattttatattttatttccttgtatgtcaagaaacatagctcctatggctaaaatagaacataggagaaaatgattattttttttggcttttgaagaaaataggacgatccaaaaaaacatttaaataaattgaaaagccaaaataatcattgatgagagatttaaccaaaagaattgaggtgagcgattcaggctcttgagagcctcttgttatctTTTCGAGAAATACAGGAACAGCCTCTCAGAGAGAAATCTCACCAGTGGCATGGCTAGGtaatttttacgtgtacgcccaaCTTTGGCCAGGGGTCCAAAGACCCCAAACGTATCCATATCAACCAATTGGTGGTAGAGGGTTATAAGGGCTAGGGAGCTAGGCCCTCGGAAGTTTACAACATATCGAAAATGGATACAATTCATGTCATTCAAAACTCATCAGTAGCAACATGCTTAAGAATCtttatttgttatgttaaattattcattgtgttaatttgaaatataatggtCATTGGATCCAGAGAAAATGTTAAAACCAATaacattaaaatatgtttaatacgaatgtgtccatagtacacagatgccccactcggactatcattttctatgtttagtggaccgtgaaattggagtaaaaactctacttttgcattaaaaattaaaaaaaatcatatcatagggaacatgtataagTAAGTTTTGACTTCATCTAATACTACCtcgaccaaacactttaacctgaagcgggacagacggattaacggacgaacgaacgggcgcacagaccagaaaacataatgcccctactaTAATAGGTGGTATTGTAGGTGGAGGTAAAGCACTCAACCAACAAAAACACCTTTTTTATGTCCAAATTTCGTAACTAAACATGTAATAATTAATTTTCAGAGATGTTCAGGTGCAATATTAAATATCGTATTAAGGGTTTTGTGGAATCCTGGTTCTCGTCTGGGATTTTCCTCGCAAAAAGTCAATCCATTTATCAGTCCATTACAGGATTTTAAAAAATCGAACATTCTCTTTAGATAATATTTCTTGCTCTGGAATATTAGTGTCGGCCGAAGTTTCATAACAATCTACAAAATTATCAAGGTTTATGcttttatactttaaaaaaagctATACAGTCTGTCAGCCTATATTCctgaaaaatgaataaacataTTTACTTTCAAAACTTTGCTTCACACAAAAGTTGTAAAAAATGCTTAGATTCTGTGATTTGACAAAGAAATCGTTGTGTGAAAATTGTTTACTCCAGACTATAACTATTAAAATACCTGTTAATTTTTTCCGCAAAACACAGGAAAATTAACTTCACATGATGATATTATGCTCTCAGTCAGTTTACTCTTTTGACAATAACAGTTTCTATTCAACTTCCGTAACATTTCACAAAGGTTTTCAAAGTTATTGTTATTTGGAAAAAATCACTGAACCTTAATATTGACGACGCCGAAGAAATTTAGGATCGCCGAGACTCGCTTTGGCGTCATAAATATGTGACAGGCTCGACAAAACTGTAAACCACAAATCGAATCTCAGCAGATAATGAATTGCTTTAATGAAAAGAGAAGTGAGTATAGAACTCACAGTAGATTGAGacttgacagaaaatgaacaaatatctTATATGATACCATTTGGCGGAAAGTTAATTTCAAGTCAATTTGATCCGCAATTATATTAAGCCAATGAAGAAAGAATTATAAAGATGATGTGTTTctaacaagttatttttttttctttaaattatttttttttatcaacatttaacgtagctacgcgcctgctCACGGTACTTATCACGATCAAACAGACGTATTGAATAAGGATTAAAAGCGATAGGATATGAAAATACAGATAAATTATGTAAAACCAGCAAACACAAACTTTAGTAAAGAATATGATAAGGCATTGCACTACTCCAGTCAAAAATTGATACAAAGTAAATAAATACCCTGTCATTATGAttgaattttctttttgaaaaaaatatgaatgagctATGAAATGTTCTTGTGTGCGTTGACCTTCCATGCTGTCAGATTGACATTACAAGGTCATGAAAGTAAAATAGGAATGGCATTGGTTAAAACAAGATGGGACGTGGATATGGACCTCATAAATCACAAAGTTATCATATCCAGTTTTTATGAAATAACTGGTTTATGCTGCACTCTCCGTCGTTTGTGAACTTGTCTTCACGTCATGTTTAAtccatggtgttgtctgttttttCTGCCACTGTGTTTTTATTGCACCCTTTAATCCCGTGATATACAGGATAAACTCAGACCAGTGGCGTATCCATAGAGGTCCGGGGGCTAGAACCCCCTTTCTTTGgccgatcaatgtatttgaatggggacatatagttggaaaccCCCCTTTTATTCTGGGTTAGGACGCCCCTTTtataaatggctggatctgcgtCTGCAGATCCCTTGACACACTGACTAAACATCAGCTCCCTTGACACCCTATTTAACAGCAGATCTAATCACATACCCAGTAACAAGCAGATCCCGAGACATTCCGCAAACAGCAGAACTAATTGCATAATcagtaaacatattttcttctgATATACAGGATACACCACAGGTTCCCTGATATACTTCATTAACAACAGATCCCATGACATACTCGGTAAACAGCAGAACCCATGACATACTCAGTAAACAGCAGAACCCGTGACATACTCAGTAAACAGCGTAACCCATGACATACTCAGTAAACAACATATCACGTAGCATACTCCCTAACGTACAGATCCCATGACATACTCAGTAAACAACATATCCCGTGGCATACTCCCTAATGTACAGATCCCATGACATACTCGGTAAACAGCGGAACCCGTGACATAATCAGTAAACAGCAGAACCCGTGACATGCTCGGTAAACAGCATAACCCATGACATACTCAGTTAACAAAAGAAAAAACTCTTCACAGGAGAAATACTTGACTGCAATTAGTGTTCGCCAAATGACAGTTAGTTAAATGAGTAGTAGCATTGTCTCTAGATCAGAATTtctatcttgaaaatattttccaTTTGCATGCAAGCATAGCATAATCAAATATGAACTTAAATATAGGACCTATGCGACCCTATAAATTTTGCCTCGACTTCCTATTAAGTTTTGGttaattttttaatgaaacattttatttccattccattattcaactTCATATTTTACATGGTGCCTTTTAATTTTCATGTATGAATCACTATGAAATCTGATCAATATgatcaaatgataaatactttaaaaattgcgATAccattattaataataatatttttatcattgcATTTTTTTAGTTGAGACATATGGGAAACTGGTGTTTTAATCTTATCAGCAATTATATTCCGACCTAAGATTTTAACTATCTGTATATTAGTGCTAACCCAAGAACATAGATCGAATTGTAGTTTTTATGGAAGAAagaagattaaaattataaagtgaAAAACAGATATCTATttatgaatgaataaatgaaaaaaagaaagaaaaaataatgtcATGAATGGACAAATAATTGTAAGATATTACACACAATGAACAGAGAACGGGGCGAATAAAGAGAACATTAGTAATGTCAGACTGaaccttttaatttttaaactacTCTTTCAATATTCGTTTTGGAATGTGTACCCTAACGAATGACAAAAATAACTGTTAAGAGACTTGAAGGAGCCCAGATTGTCCATCTGTCAATTAAATCCCGTCACCTAAGATGGAGACGACAAAcgaatatttacaatatttttcatttattttcattgatattgtaTTGGCTAAACGTCTCTGTCTACCTTattattagggccccgccaaagggggtcgccctatagtgatcagtctgtccgtccgtccgtaacactttgtgtccgctccatatctagagaaccattatgatttcatactttatactttacatgtttattaaccaccaccagagggcgtgtcatgatgtatgtacaacttcctaggtcaaaggtcaaggtaaaaaaactttggtttcagttaacaaccctgtgtcctgtggggaagattgtgtccgctctatatcttgagaaccgttatgatttcaaagtttatacttgacatgtatatgaaccaacactagagggtgtgtcataatttatgaacgactgcctaggacaaagttcaaggtcaaaactttggtttcagttgacaaccccatgtcctatggtaaagattgtgtccgctctatatcttgagaaccgttatcattttaaagtttatacttgacatgtatataaaccaacaccaaagggtgtgtcataatttatgtgcaacttcctaggtcaaaggtcgaggtcaaaaactttggtttcagttgacaaccccatgttctatggtaaagatcgtgtccgctctatatcttgagaaccgttatcatttcaaagtttatacttgacatgtttataaaccaacaccaaagggtgtgtcataatttatttacaacttccaaggtcaaaggtcaaggtcaaaaactttgatttcagttgacaaacccatgtcctatggtaaagatacaattttttttaaggcacattattcacagcggggcccacagagatggctcccatctcaatgatatctagttttttttaaataacagcaaaacaaaacCTGCTGGAATCTGTCAAAAATATGTAACGGCAGCAACTCATATAAAAAGTGGCTTATTGGTTTTAGTTTTATGCATATTTTTCTAAGATATTGTTGTAGTTGTCTACAATAGTTTTTAAAAATAGAaggcaacattattttttttatttattttttttaaatttttgtcgagcctgcaacttttgttgcagaaagctcgacatagggatagtgatccggcggcggcggctacggcggcggcggcggcggtgttagctaacttcttaagagctttatattttagaaggtggaagacctggatgcttcatactttgtatatagatgcctcatgttacgaagtttctgtcagtcacatgtccaatgtccttgacctcattttcatggttcagtgaccatttgaaaaaaaagttcaaattttttgtaatgttgaattctctctcattataagtaataggataactatatttcatatgtgcgtaccttgcaaggtcctaatgtctgtcagacagttttcacttgacctcgacctcatttcatggatcagtgaacaaggttaagttttggtggtcaagtccatatctcagatactaaaagcaatagggctagtatattcggtgtatggaaggactgtaaggtgtacatgtccaactggcaggtgtcatctgaccttgacctctttttcatgcttcagtggttatagttaaatttttgtgttttggtctgtttttctcatattaTATGCAATAtttctactatatttgttgtatggaatgattgtaaggtgtacatgtctagcgggcagatgtcatgtgaccttgacctcattttcatggttcagtggtcaatgttaagtttttgagttttggtctttttatctaatactatatgctataggtcaactatatttggtgtatggaaatattttatgatctttatgtcagttggcaggttttatttgaccgtgacctcattttcacggttcattgcactgtgttaagtttttgtgttttggtctatttttcttaaactataagtaataggtcaactatatatgttgtatagaagcattgttagctgtacatgtctgcctggcatggttcatctgaccttgacctcattttcaaggttcattggtttttgtttagttatcttggttaatgttaagtttatgtgacagttgttataaagcttaactttatacttaggactatcaacataatatcaatgattagtatagaaggcgagacatttcagcgtgtgcactcttgtttaaaaataatttgggGGTTAAAATAGCTTGTATTTAAACTTTCGTAAACATCAGCGTGGGATCAAACCTTTTTAATTTCCGTCTCTATGTCATAAAGCTCCTggattgttttaaaatatctgtGGTCTTCAAATTTTGAGGTTTAAGCGTTCCTGCTGACGGTGGACGGAGCTAGAAAAGAATATTCGGACTCACGAAatgtcaatctaattaaaatattgatctctgattacgttatactacatatgtagtataacgtaatatatgtagtataacgtaatcagagatcaatattttaattagattgacgaAATGTTATCATCATTATTAGAAGTCGATAAATCGTTTCAGGCATTTTACGTGCATTTTGTAAGCTTCTATTGCCGAATATTTTTTGTAGTGGGTATACAtggtaaaatcattaaaaatcatacaattgATCTATTTGTTTTTCCAATTATATTGGGAATGGTTTTTTTAATGTAGATATATAATATTGTACTACTAATGATTTGCTATTACTATTTCTTGTTCATGATACAGGTTTGATCCCACGCTGATGTTTACGAAAGTTTAAATACAAGCTATTTTCACTTAGATAATTTAaatatgtaatgaaaaaataacctATCAAATTCAAGTACGTCACACACTCTAATACCCGCCACTGTACATAAGTGTCTTGTATACAGCAACGGTATGTATTACATCATGTGAGAAACACGACGCACTATAAAGTACGTTATAAATCCATTTAAAACACATAAATACAATACACTTAGTTCAAATATATCACAATTTAATCATACAtgaatttcaatataattttattacaaatgattagcacatagaaaactaaatagaACACAACATCACATCACTAATATGAAATAAGAatggtaaaagtttcaaaaaacaacaaaataatatcgctatatatatatttcacaggTAAATGGAAACAATATTTCCATTTTTTCCAAAGAAAGAATCTCGCTGTATATTATCAGTGACCGCTGTGGATAGTACACTAGTTAACGAATCATCACCAGAACACACAATGCTAAAGTAAGCGTAACCACGGCAACCTTTTAAaactttcacatatttttttcgtttttagccataaataataaatataaaaaacaatatttaaagattttgatatatAATGTCTAGTTTATCATTATGTTATGGTTACAAGTAGTATGACATGATAGTAACACGTATAAAACACATCTAAACACAACAATTGTTGACCAACATATCTTACATATGACCACAACAAACGTTGACCAACATATCTTACACCTGACCACAAcaattgttgataaaaaaaaaactagggaCGTCAAAAGAgctgaaatttaatactcggatactcggtcacCATACTCGAGTACTCACGAGTACTCGTATGAATCTTCAATCTTGAACGTATATTGACAATATTAGGTTTTAGGTGGGATGCAGTGTTTTTGTTACtacctttcataaacatattaatGAAAGACAAATGTACTACAGACATAGCTTGATCCTCTGTTTTTTTGttagcaattattgtttgtgtacGTGTTCATAGACCAAATtccaataaaatcaaaaatattggCATATATAAGTCCGACAAAGTAGACAATATATGTATTATCTGTTCCAGAGGAGTTGGTACTTTTTGTAATACGACTTGTCCATTAATAAGTCAACAACAATATTTGACTTCAAATTACTTGTGCCTTTTCGCAATGCTCAATCTTACTtagtatccgagtactaaaattgtactcgagtactcggccttCCGAGCGAatacccgagtactcgagtactcgttgccatccctaaaaaaaacacaacaaacgatGACCAACATGTCTTAAGTTAAATCCGACCACAACATACGTTGACCAACACAACTTAAAGAGCAACAATTTCTATATTCAAGAATATATTCTAGAAATCCGTAAATAATATAGGTCAAATTATCCATCccgtttttcttattttgattatttagaATATAAAACTAACCACGCGATTTTTTTCTTTCCGCCATACAATAATTGTGTCAAAAAGATCCTAACAGAGAAATGATGCCGGCTctacagtggcggatgcaggaattttcgaaagggggggtgctagcccagggcaaaggggggtgcagggggggtgcaaaacatatgtcccgattcaaatgcattgatcggccaaaataaagggggggtgcggacccccggaaccccccctctggatccgccactgctctaCTCGAAAAGTACAAAGGAGAAACTTTTTATACGACTACGTACATGTCATTATTGAACATTAGTACATGTTATATAGCATCAACACTATAAATCGTTCAACGCTATAAATCGTTATACATTTTTTGTGAAGACCTATATGTTGCTGACTACATATCAAACCATCtacataatatttatgtaaaTCTTGGATACTGATTTAGCTTCGTTTCCAATATACATAAACAATCGGAAGAACATGTTCATATTCTGTTATATATGAGCTATATTATCATTCGTTGCTATGGAAGCAGCCGATATTTATCAAACGTAATATTCCTTACTAACTTTTTTGTTTCATAAGAAAATCCATTTTATCTATTTCGTTCCCAGCAGGCCCACAATGTTCACTGACTTTTTGTATGCGGCGTTGCATTTGTCACGTGGTTGGTGTTTAGTTCTGGTTCCTGGTCTACCAGATCTTGCTCTTTCTCAAGACCGCACAGTTCTAAGCTGAGGTCCCATAACTTACGGCACTGCTCCTTGTCGCGAAGACTCTCCGGGAATGAACTGGCGTCGCATTGAGAAAACAGTTTGCCTGAAAATTTCTTTAGTCCATTAGAGACAGCACAATAAACAATTGTCTGACAGCCATCGTCGGGAGATTTGAACAAAATCCTAGATGCCACCCGAAGGATTTGTCCAAAGATTCCTGGCCAGCTCCTTAAGAGATCTGTACAAACAGCACCTGCAAATAATGAGTTATATTCTTAATTTATTCAAATTAActtaaatattcattttgaatgtttttacaaatGTATCATCAAATTCCTGACCTCAACGACAAGATGAACAATTTATACGTTGAGGGTAAAAATGATTGTATGTGGGATTCATGCTTCATACAAATTGTGCTTTTGTCAACACTTTTTCACCCAATAAATTACAAGAAAAGCATTAAATTCTCAAGATATAGTACTGTGCGTATTGCAAGATCTCATAAAGTGAACTTTAAAATCCGGAGTTGTTTCCCTTTAGATTTTTAATCGTGTTGGTAGATGAGTCGTAGATACAAAAAATATGCCAAACTTATCTGCCAGtgtatgaaaattgtttatcTCTCCGATACACAAATTCATCATTATTCAATTTTGGTTACTTGTCTGTTGAAACAAGACATAAAGAAATCTAAGTTTTACAAAGTTACTACGATTAACCGTTCGGAAACATGCATGTAACAGAAAATTAACATTGAACAAGCATGACTTTCAAATCAAAACAAGTAGACTCATACATATGTCATACACAGTATGAAATTGTACCTACAAGGTAAAATGGTTGGaacttataaattttaaaaatatttactgtTCTTAAATGTGAGATCATTTACATTTAAGCACATAGAGTGTAAGcaattttaatgaaacattttAATCCTACACAGTACATCCTCTGGTAAGTAATCTGGAGTACTTTAACTCaagtttaaaactttttaattggGATCCGCACTACATACaaatcaggggcggatgcaggaattttcgaaggggggggggtgctaacccagggcaaagggggggggggggggggtgcagggggtgcaaaacatatgtcccgatacaaatgcattgatcggcaaaaataaaggggggtgcgcacccccggaaaccccccccccctggatccgccactgcaaattgtgctttggtcaacgctttaacaccccaaaacatttaaaaaagaagcaTTACATTCTTAAAAGATATAGTACTGCGTATTGCAAAATCACATTGAGCGAACTTTAAAATCTTGAGTTTTGTCTTAAACAGTTGTTTTGGTCCAatgttgtgtttttattttacctttgtgACCTCTTGTTCaccaaaaaaacccaaaaaatcaCAAAACATATTTCGGAAAAATGATTctcaaaattaagaaatgattacgtatatattttaacatttgtCGCAGAAAAGAGATCAACTAAAATATGACCCAATTTAGACTTTCGGAAAAGCTCTGATTAATTGCTCAGCTTTGGCTATAAGGTTgatgtggttcgtgttgcttagtctttaattttgtatgttgtgtctagtgtactattatttgtctgtttgtcttttcttttttagtcatggcgttgtcattttattttcgaactatgagtttgattgtccctctggtatctttcgtccctcttttatgtccCATTTCATTTTGGTATGTTttgggaatatatatttttttttcgtgaaaaaaaacgttttgaaatattttgtcctCTCCGCGATCATCTTTGaaaagacatttattgtcgaaatgcgcatcttgtgCACACACATTTGTAGCGTTAATGTTATTATCGAATCCGTGTTAACAAGTCGATGACCCTCttttaaatcaacatgtttacaTACTGTTTATTGTGTAGTTTATTCTGATTAAATATCATCAATGAGTTTATTTTATAACTGTTCAATTATGTTTTCcattattttatagttttaatatctcattattttcataaaattcataTGGTCAGATTTTGTAATAAACCGGTCAATGAACTGTCATCTTACTAGGATTAACAACGATTACTGTAACACTTATTGTTTATATGAATGGGGTGTGTATATACGTCGTATTCGATGATGTTTTATCTTTTCATATGAGTAAAAGGAGATGTTAGATAAGCGATAAGGAGACAGCAACCTACCATCACAAATATATCAAAAGAGAAACActgtacctaacactacagggagataactctgtaaagtcagctaaacgttttaattacgttgtggtGTAAAAGgattattaagcttctcaatgatcaaaattggtgtttgtcaaattgctatatatttaatgtaatttttctgacaaaacatattttaatatttttgttaaagggtcaaagtaaatactttggcaaaattttatgaaaattaaacgagccaaattaattttagtgaaagtgttgggtaccactttAACTCCAATCAGCTGTTGGAATGACAAGCGGTTTTGTCGAAGGTTatgttaaacaaaaataatataattaatcAACAATAATAAAAGTGTTCGTGGTTATTTCGTGACAATCTATATattgatagagagttgtctctttggcactcataccacatctccttacatctatttaaaaaaatacttctaTCGAATTTTCCATCATTCATTTACCACAATTTGATacacacaatataaaaaagaagattggcaatgagacaactcttcacaacagaccaaatgacacagaaattaacaaccataggtcaccgtacggccctcaacaatgaacaaaggtCATACCGTATAGTTaggcccaaaatgacaaatggaaaacaattcaaacgagaaaattaacggcctaatttatgtacaaaaaatgaaagagaaacaatatgtaacacagaaacaaacgacaaccactgaattacaggctcgggacaggcacaaacatacagaatgtggctgaATTAAATATGTTAGCAGAATCCTAATCCTTcccctaaactgggacagtggagtaacaatacaacataagaacgaactataaaatcagttgacaatggattaactcatcagataggtACAAATATATAATTACATCGAACAAAGTGGACCTggccgagtacttgtacatcccaacaacaaaaagtcaCTAAGCACAGATCTGAGtcagagtactcgcagttaccgaTAGCTAGTTCaaataacaactaaaaaaaaaagaatcatgcatctaagactcaAATAATCAATCAGTAAGCATTCAACATCCAATGGACATCATAAACAGTCGGAGTAAATATGACATTGTTGCCAGTTTTAGTAACCCGCCTTTGGAActataaatgttgtttttgtcgATGAACCTCTGAGGGATTTGTTGTATAATTATCTCATTTAGTTGTTGCCTATTGGCATCTTACAGCGTTGTTGTCTATGGACCTTGCATGTTTTATATCCTACATCAACAGAAGGGGTTTTCTGTCCGATGAGTAAAGTATAGGGATGTTCTGTCCGATGAGTAAAGTATAGGGATGTTCTGTCCGATGAGTAAAGTATAGGGATGTTCTGTCCGATGAGTAAAGTATAGGGATGACCATCTTATGTCTGAGGAGTAAAGTATAGGGGTGACCATCTTATGTCCGAGGAGTAAAGTATAGGGATGACCATCTCATGTCCGAGGAGTAAAGTATAGGGATGACCATCTCATGTCCGAGGAGTAAAGTATAGGGATGACCCTCTTACTATTAGTCTATTTATCGTTTATGTGAATGTTGTAAAATGTGTgttattgaagatgaataccattttgcTCTTGTTTGTCCATCTTATAGATCTGTACGAACACAATTTTTACCAAAGTACTATTGTCATTGGCCTAATAATATCAAACTTTTAAATTTACTACAAGCTTcaaattatgtaattatgtaaaagCGGCATGGAATATTCGATCTTATATAGTCTCGTAACTTAATTTATATATGTCATTGTGTTATACTATTGTTCTCTGCTGtctattcatgttttatattatgtaatatatgttgttAATTTTGCCATAGCATGTCTATGCTTTGCAATAAagaatcattcattcattcattcatattaGTCAGTCAACACTTTGaggagaaaaagaaaaagaaaaagaggaCCAGcaggcaaaaaaaaacaaagaaaaaggaAAAGAGAAAAATCTGATAATGGAAAAAGTTAagcaaaagaagaagaagaaatgtaCCTGGATGAACTGCATAAGACACCACAGTATCGTCAAACCATCGTCTGTGAGCCTCTATTGTGAACATTCCGAGTGAAGCTTTACTCCTGGCGTAAGCTCCGTAGATATCGTAATTACGTAACGGCAGGTCATCGAAATCAAGTTTGCCCTTCTTAATAGCATCTGAGGCTATGTTTATTATCCGACTTGGGCCACATTTTTTGAGTCTACCTTGGAGTAGGTAAGTGAGATAGAAATGTCCC
The window above is part of the Mytilus edulis chromosome 6, xbMytEdul2.2, whole genome shotgun sequence genome. Proteins encoded here:
- the LOC139527467 gene encoding retinol dehydrogenase 12-like — translated: MKKGGSVNGTTWRQIGSNVKDVFRSPTFLVPVIISIILLALFFLRRYIRWTVKCSSKNGMEGKTVVITGGNTGLGKATAYELAKRNAKVIIACRNDIKGEAVARSIKIKTGNPFVYCSHLDLGNQRSIREFVQDFLSKESALHVLINNAAYMGPRATTDDGYERTFGVNYLGHFYLTYLLQGRLKKCGPSRIINIASDAIKKGKLDFDDLPLRNYDIYGAYARSKASLGMFTIEAHRRWFDDTVVSYAVHPGAVCTDLLRSWPGIFGQILRVASRILFKSPDDGCQTIVYCAVSNGLKKFSGKLFSQCDASSFPESLRDKEQCRKLWDLSLELCGLEKEQDLVDQEPELNTNHVTNATPHTKSQ